From the genome of Firmicutes bacterium CAG:345, one region includes:
- a CDS encoding peptidase M32 (product inferred by homology to UniProt): MKENLKQFYTYLEKMERLQNASSIINFDLMTVCPKNGYEYESETQNMLSTMIYDISKDDKYIELLCELNKEKDKLDIYQNRLIEKNFREYNNFKNVSSELYSEQLKSYSDSYSLWIEAREKNDYSIFAPALKKNVEITKKVLSLRPEFNGNYYDTLIDNFEEGFDKKDYDAFFYELKKHLIPLIKKVYSSPKKIRTDFLFRKVSISKQEEFSKYLMSLIGFDNDCGMLSTSVHPFTSTLARYDTRITTHYYEDNFISNMYSIIHEGGHAIFGQNEPQEIYDNHLQNSMTMAMHESVSRFYENRLGRSKEFIHFIYPKIMELFSEELGDVSEEELYLGINAVMKQPLRTEADELSYCLHIIIRYELEKEFVDTDNFDFSSLEKRWNSLYKEYLDIEPKNSVEGILQDVHWTDTYGYFPTYAIGNAYNAMYLEKMKKEIPVSELLKKGDFLTIKDWMKEHVFKKASLLPPKDWIRDIAGEDLNPKYFIEYLEEKYKEIYDL, from the coding sequence CAAAACGCTTCATCAATTATCAATTTTGATCTTATGACAGTCTGCCCTAAAAATGGATATGAATATGAAAGTGAAACACAAAATATGCTTTCAACAATGATTTATGATATCTCAAAAGATGATAAATATATTGAACTTCTATGTGAATTGAATAAAGAAAAAGATAAATTAGATATTTATCAAAATCGCTTGATTGAAAAAAATTTCCGCGAGTATAACAATTTTAAAAATGTTTCTTCTGAACTATATTCTGAGCAATTAAAATCTTATTCAGATAGCTATAGCCTCTGGATTGAAGCTCGAGAAAAAAACGATTATTCTATCTTTGCCCCTGCTTTGAAAAAGAATGTTGAGATAACTAAAAAGGTATTGTCATTAAGACCTGAATTCAATGGGAATTATTATGATACTTTGATAGATAATTTTGAAGAAGGTTTTGATAAAAAAGATTACGATGCCTTTTTTTATGAATTAAAGAAACATTTAATTCCACTTATTAAAAAGGTTTATAGCTCTCCAAAAAAGATCAGAACAGATTTTCTTTTCAGAAAAGTGTCCATTAGTAAACAAGAGGAATTCTCTAAATATCTAATGTCTTTAATCGGATTTGATAATGATTGCGGAATGCTTTCAACTTCTGTTCATCCTTTCACTTCAACCCTTGCTAGATATGATACTAGAATAACAACACATTATTATGAAGATAATTTTATATCAAATATGTATTCTATAATCCATGAGGGTGGACATGCTATTTTTGGTCAAAATGAGCCTCAGGAAATCTATGATAATCATCTTCAAAATAGCATGACTATGGCTATGCACGAAAGCGTTTCAAGATTTTATGAAAATAGATTAGGACGAAGTAAAGAATTTATTCATTTCATCTATCCTAAAATTATGGAACTATTTTCCGAAGAATTGGGAGATGTCAGTGAAGAAGAACTTTATCTAGGTATTAATGCTGTTATGAAACAACCTTTAAGGACAGAAGCGGATGAACTTAGCTATTGTCTTCATATCATTATTCGCTATGAACTTGAAAAAGAATTTGTCGATACTGATAACTTTGACTTTTCAAGTTTGGAAAAAAGATGGAATTCTCTTTATAAAGAATATTTGGATATTGAACCAAAAAATTCTGTCGAAGGAATATTACAAGATGTTCACTGGACTGATACTTATGGATATTTTCCAACTTATGCTATTGGTAATGCTTATAATGCAATGTATTTAGAAAAGATGAAAAAAGAAATACCAGTAAGTGAACTTTTGAAAAAAGGTGATTTTTTAACAATAAAAGATTGGATGAAAGAACATGTATTTAAAAAGGCGAGCTTACTTCCTCCTAAAGATTGGATTAGGGATATTGCAGGTGAAGATTTGAATCCTAAATATTTTATTGAATATCTTGAAGAAAAATATAAAGAAATATATGATTTATAA
- a CDS encoding oligoendopeptidase F (product inferred by homology to UniProt), with product MEKIVENGKFSDIKVSVPNYEEYKKEAAEIKDEILNASSAEIAVAAIRKYFALTDTFDTVSTIIFIHFSQNTLDEEYVKAQDEMDEKGPLFTEIFTDLEKAILNSKYLKDIENTFGELYIAQLKNAQDIFSNEIIEELQLENKYVSEYNKLKSGAMIEFQGKEYNLPQMQKFMVSSDREVRRLANKATWDFYENHDKEFGDIYDKLVKVRTKMAQKLGYENFVPLAYKRMQRLDYTAKEISKYRLELKKYLVPLAEKYRLKQMERIGIKDPHFYDYSINFIDGNPVPNGDTETLTNEAERMYHEMNEDIGQRFTYLKEHGHLDLEARKGKQGGGYEAPMADLKAPFIFSNFNKTQGDVEVLTHEFGHALQAMLGASYEVPSYRSPGMECCEMHSMSMEYLTYPYLHYLFDEENLRKYLYQHILDAIFFIPYGATVDEFQHVVYENPNLTPEERKHEWRKIEKEYTPHIHYGEDSEFLENGGFWYKQAHIFENPFYYIDYTIAQVVSLEFLVESHEDYKKALDKYLNYCKLGGTLPYNKLLDKASIANPMHEGVIRDLMVKVEEIIKKYEKNL from the coding sequence ATGGAAAAAATAGTAGAAAATGGAAAATTTTCTGATATAAAAGTCAGTGTTCCAAATTATGAAGAATATAAAAAAGAAGCTGCTGAGATAAAAGATGAAATTTTAAATGCTTCCAGTGCAGAAATAGCAGTAGCAGCAATTAGAAAATATTTTGCTTTGACTGATACTTTTGATACAGTATCTACCATTATCTTCATTCATTTTTCACAGAATACTCTCGATGAAGAATACGTCAAAGCTCAGGATGAAATGGATGAAAAAGGACCATTATTTACTGAAATATTCACTGATTTAGAGAAGGCAATTTTAAATTCTAAATATTTAAAAGATATCGAAAATACATTTGGTGAACTTTATATTGCTCAATTAAAAAATGCTCAAGATATTTTTTCTAATGAAATTATTGAAGAATTGCAATTAGAAAATAAATATGTATCAGAATACAACAAATTAAAATCTGGTGCGATGATCGAATTCCAGGGAAAAGAATATAATTTGCCACAAATGCAAAAATTTATGGTTTCTTCCGATCGTGAGGTTCGTAGATTAGCTAATAAAGCTACATGGGATTTTTATGAAAATCACGATAAAGAATTCGGCGATATTTATGATAAGCTCGTTAAAGTAAGAACAAAAATGGCCCAGAAGCTCGGATATGAAAATTTTGTTCCTTTGGCATATAAGAGAATGCAGCGCTTAGATTATACTGCAAAAGAAATTTCTAAATATCGTTTAGAATTAAAGAAATATTTGGTTCCACTTGCAGAAAAATATAGATTGAAACAAATGGAAAGAATTGGAATTAAAGATCCTCATTTTTATGATTATAGTATCAATTTTATTGATGGAAATCCGGTTCCAAATGGTGATACAGAAACTTTGACAAACGAAGCTGAAAGAATGTATCACGAAATGAATGAAGATATAGGACAAAGATTTACCTATTTGAAAGAACATGGTCATTTAGATTTAGAGGCGAGAAAAGGAAAACAAGGCGGTGGATATGAAGCCCCTATGGCTGATTTAAAAGCACCTTTTATCTTCTCTAATTTCAATAAGACACAAGGTGATGTTGAAGTTTTAACCCATGAATTCGGTCATGCTCTTCAAGCGATGCTCGGCGCTTCTTATGAAGTACCAAGTTATCGTTCTCCAGGTATGGAATGCTGTGAAATGCATTCGATGTCCATGGAGTATTTGACATATCCATATCTGCATTATCTTTTTGATGAGGAAAACTTAAGAAAATATTTATATCAACATATTCTCGATGCTATTTTCTTTATTCCATATGGTGCAACAGTTGATGAATTCCAACATGTTGTTTATGAGAATCCAAATTTAACTCCTGAAGAAAGAAAACATGAATGGAGAAAGATAGAAAAAGAATATACTCCTCATATTCATTATGGCGAAGATTCTGAATTCTTAGAAAATGGTGGATTCTGGTATAAACAAGCTCATATTTTTGAAAATCCATTTTATTATATCGATTATACGATAGCACAAGTTGTATCGTTAGAATTTTTAGTTGAATCACATGAAGATTATAAAAAAGCTTTGGATAAATATTTGAATTATTGTAAATTAGGAGGAACTTTACCATACAATAAACTTCTAGATAAAGCTTCAATTGCTAATCCTATGCATGAGGGAGTAATCCGTGATTTGATGGTTAAAGTTGAAGAAATAATCAAAAAATACGAAAAAAATCTTTAA
- a CDS encoding glycosyltransferase CpoA (product inferred by homology to UniProt) → MGKILKINMLSKATSVSGQGVGAAYIEQVNLVKEDKDLFEITENKRGNKFDICHIHTVNPQYYFKMNKKHVNVMYVHFIPDTLDGSIKLPKLSFKIFKKYVISMYRKADEIVVVNPVFKKPLIDLGIKEDKITYIPNYVSKDDFYPLSQEVIDKRKEKYGIEKNKFIVLGCGQVQTRKGVKDFIKCAELLPDVQFVWAGGFSFGPITDGYKELKAIMDNPPKNVKFIGIIPRTEMNEIFNMADVLFMPSFSELFPMSILEAVNSSKPVLLRDLELYVDILFGKYLKGNSAEEWVELINKLRQDSEFYKSAQEDSKYISEFYSKENVNKIWREYYPRVYNKYIKNGKKIKN, encoded by the coding sequence ATGGGAAAAATATTGAAAATTAACATGCTTTCAAAGGCGACCTCCGTTTCTGGTCAAGGAGTAGGAGCAGCTTATATTGAACAGGTAAATCTTGTCAAAGAAGATAAAGATCTTTTTGAAATTACGGAAAATAAAAGAGGGAATAAATTTGACATTTGTCATATTCATACAGTCAATCCTCAATATTATTTTAAGATGAATAAAAAACATGTTAATGTTATGTATGTTCATTTTATTCCTGATACTTTAGATGGTTCTATTAAACTTCCTAAATTATCTTTTAAAATATTTAAAAAATATGTTATTTCAATGTATCGCAAGGCCGATGAAATTGTTGTTGTTAATCCTGTTTTTAAAAAACCATTAATCGATTTAGGAATTAAAGAAGATAAGATTACTTATATTCCAAATTATGTTTCTAAAGATGATTTTTATCCTTTAAGTCAAGAAGTAATTGATAAGAGAAAAGAAAAATATGGAATAGAAAAAAATAAATTTATTGTTTTAGGATGTGGACAAGTTCAAACTAGAAAAGGTGTAAAAGATTTTATTAAATGCGCTGAGCTTTTGCCTGATGTTCAATTTGTTTGGGCAGGTGGATTTTCCTTTGGTCCAATAACTGATGGATATAAAGAATTAAAAGCTATTATGGATAATCCTCCAAAAAATGTTAAATTTATAGGAATTATTCCAAGAACAGAGATGAATGAAATTTTTAATATGGCTGATGTTTTATTTATGCCATCATTTTCAGAACTTTTCCCAATGTCTATTTTAGAAGCTGTCAATTCTTCTAAACCGGTTTTATTAAGAGATTTGGAACTTTATGTAGATATTCTCTTCGGCAAATATTTAAAAGGAAATAGTGCTGAAGAATGGGTGGAATTAATAAATAAATTAAGACAAGATTCGGAATTTTATAAAAGTGCTCAAGAGGATTCTAAGTATATTTCAGAATTTTATTCGAAAGAAAATGTCAATAAAATTTGGCGTGAATACTATCCTCGAGTGTATAATAAATATATAAAAAATGGTAAAAAAATAAAAAATTAA
- a CDS encoding glycoside hydrolase family 3 domain protein (product inferred by homology to UniProt) — MNKEKIEELSLEEKIALLSGTNYMLTNQIFRLDISSVCHADGPHGLRKSLKGGKNLCSDIPSTVFPSAATTASSFNENNLYQLGLALGKEARANGVDVILGPALNIKRNPLCGRNFDYFSEDPYLSGVMATSEVLGIQVNANACIKHFAANNNENYRIVGNSVIDERTLREIYLKGFEMVIKNANPSAIMCAYNQLNGQYCSENQFLLTNILRSEWKYDGIVMSDWGATKDRVNSLKAGLDLEMPGDQPMSRKMLYDAYKNGTLSMQTIDCSVERMLNYIDRVHKEEKEIDVDLEEHNELSTMIATDSAVLLKNKNKFFH; from the coding sequence ATGAATAAAGAAAAAATTGAGGAATTGTCTTTAGAAGAAAAAATAGCTTTGTTAAGCGGTACTAATTATATGCTGACAAACCAAATTTTCCGTTTGGATATTTCTTCAGTTTGTCATGCTGATGGCCCACATGGTTTAAGAAAAAGTCTAAAAGGTGGAAAGAATTTGTGTTCAGATATTCCTTCTACTGTTTTTCCTTCAGCTGCTACAACAGCTTCTAGTTTCAATGAAAACAATTTATATCAGTTAGGTTTAGCATTAGGAAAAGAAGCCAGAGCCAATGGTGTCGATGTTATTTTAGGGCCTGCTTTAAACATTAAAAGAAATCCTTTATGTGGAAGAAATTTCGATTACTTTTCCGAAGATCCGTATTTGAGCGGTGTTATGGCAACCAGTGAAGTATTAGGAATTCAAGTTAATGCCAACGCTTGTATAAAACATTTTGCAGCAAATAACAATGAAAATTATAGAATAGTCGGCAATAGTGTTATCGATGAAAGAACATTAAGAGAAATTTATCTCAAAGGATTTGAAATGGTTATAAAAAATGCTAATCCTTCTGCTATCATGTGTGCTTATAATCAGTTAAATGGACAATATTGTTCAGAAAATCAATTTTTACTTACAAATATTTTGCGCAGTGAATGGAAATATGATGGAATTGTAATGTCGGATTGGGGTGCGACTAAAGATAGAGTTAATAGTTTAAAAGCTGGACTTGATTTGGAAATGCCTGGTGATCAACCGATGTCGAGAAAAATGCTTTATGATGCATATAAAAATGGAACATTGTCCATGCAGACTATCGATTGTTCAGTTGAGAGAATGTTGAATTATATCGATCGTGTTCATAAAGAAGAAAAAGAAATTGATGTAGACTTAGAAGAACATAATGAACTTTCTACAATGATTGCTACAGATTCAGCGGTTTTGTTGAAAAATAAAAATAAATTTTTCCATTAG
- a CDS encoding glycoside hydrolase family 3 domain protein (product inferred by homology to UniProt), producing MFEKMKYQGSGSSIITSTKLIEPIDAFNKHEVNYTYVKGYALNSKNKENDKLFVEAVEASQKYEKVLFFAGLDDQSDLEGKDRENLLLPSNQIKLINELLSMGKRVCLILFGGSIVELPFVNSVQAILMMYLPGQGGGEACYRLIYGEVNPSGHLAESWPEAYTDVPFGSEYGKSTRDLYKESVFVGYRYYSSAHIRTLFPFGYGLSYSEFNKRMTTIEDRKEEYRIKVNVENVSLIPGSEVVQIYVETPKNNIFRPLRELKAFKKVFLMPGQKTEVVLVIKKNDLRYYDVKEKKFIMDGGIYKIQLCSDCLTIIQEACIHVDLPISSSPYSIFVNKVYTDFHFNNITDSLFEDLCRKPLPNIDPVFPFTMETRITEFKTKFFGRVIYQMMKKKLLKEKNKALKIKDPLKREKELQNSQYVLSVFEYNSLRALTNMSPKTLPYNIAEGIVYIANGRIFEGLFKMTKKIVVPSLPKENVNIKNK from the coding sequence ATGTTTGAAAAAATGAAGTATCAAGGTTCAGGAAGTTCGATTATTACATCAACTAAATTGATTGAACCTATCGATGCTTTTAATAAACATGAAGTAAATTATACTTATGTTAAAGGCTATGCTTTAAATAGTAAAAATAAAGAAAATGACAAACTTTTTGTAGAAGCGGTTGAAGCTTCACAAAAGTATGAAAAGGTTTTGTTTTTTGCTGGATTAGATGATCAAAGTGATTTAGAAGGTAAAGATAGAGAAAATTTATTATTGCCGAGCAATCAGATTAAATTGATCAATGAACTTTTATCTATGGGAAAAAGAGTGTGCCTAATTTTATTTGGTGGTTCTATTGTTGAATTGCCATTTGTCAATTCAGTTCAAGCAATTTTGATGATGTACTTGCCAGGTCAAGGTGGCGGAGAAGCTTGTTATCGATTGATTTATGGTGAAGTTAATCCATCTGGACATTTGGCTGAAAGTTGGCCAGAGGCTTATACTGATGTTCCTTTTGGAAGCGAATATGGAAAATCAACTAGAGATCTTTATAAGGAAAGTGTATTTGTTGGATATAGATACTATTCTTCGGCACATATAAGAACATTATTTCCTTTTGGTTATGGTCTTTCTTATTCGGAATTTAATAAGAGAATGACAACAATTGAAGATCGCAAGGAAGAATATCGAATAAAAGTTAATGTAGAAAATGTTTCGTTAATTCCTGGAAGTGAAGTTGTTCAAATTTACGTTGAAACACCAAAAAATAATATTTTTCGTCCTTTACGTGAGTTAAAAGCTTTTAAAAAAGTATTTTTGATGCCTGGTCAAAAAACTGAAGTTGTTTTGGTAATTAAGAAAAATGATTTGCGTTATTACGATGTTAAAGAAAAGAAGTTTATTATGGATGGTGGAATTTATAAGATTCAACTTTGTTCAGATTGCTTAACAATAATACAAGAAGCTTGTATCCATGTTGATCTTCCAATATCTTCTTCTCCATATTCAATTTTTGTCAATAAAGTTTATACAGATTTTCATTTTAATAATATTACCGATTCACTTTTTGAAGACCTGTGTCGAAAACCACTTCCTAATATTGATCCAGTATTTCCATTTACTATGGAAACACGAATAACTGAATTTAAAACTAAATTTTTTGGAAGAGTTATTTATCAGATGATGAAGAAAAAGCTTTTAAAAGAAAAAAATAAAGCTTTGAAAATAAAAGATCCATTAAAAAGAGAAAAAGAACTACAAAATTCACAGTATGTACTCAGTGTTTTTGAATATAATTCTTTACGCGCTTTGACAAACATGAGCCCAAAAACTCTTCCTTATAATATTGCTGAAGGTATTGTTTATATTGCAAACGGACGAATTTTTGAAGGTTTATTTAAAATGACAAAAAAGATAGTTGTTCCATCTTTACCTAAAGAGAACGTAAATATAAAAAATAAATAA
- a CDS encoding unknown (no significant homology to UniProt), whose translation MSISASFGNNPEGMTFKHATVGSITMLVLLGLALGILWLIAVIVNKFR comes from the coding sequence ATGTCAATTTCTGCGTCTTTTGGAAACAATCCTGAAGGAATGACATTTAAGCATGCAACAGTTGGAAGTATTACAATGCTTGTATTATTAGGATTAGCTTTGGGCATTCTATGGTTAATAGCAGTTATTGTTAATAAATTTAGATAA